A part of Bacillota bacterium genomic DNA contains:
- a CDS encoding histone deacetylase encodes MLKAKRSVGLVFFPAFDWCITPDHPEREERLLYTRDQIMEEGLLDIEGIEEYRPTVAATKHVQRAHICVPSVASLVTESHLIAAGGAMLAADLVLEGKVERSFALLRPPGHHAMRIVHGSRGFCTVNSEAIMVEHIRHRFGPQMRIAIVDTDAHHADGTQDIFYNDPYILHISLHQDGRTLYPGSGGVFERGGPAARGQTVNIPLPPGTGDAGILYVLEELVMPILSAWQPDLVINAAGQDNHYSDPLTNMRFSAQGYARLTEMLNPDIVILEGGYSIEGALPYVNVGILLALGGLDYSQVREPDWDETKVTQSKAVTAAIRDTVAQVRVLWESRQDPGHSRAFGDGPFYHRERQIYYDTDGIFEEQQERIRLCPQCSGWRHIYSTATRQVGILRMSGRSTRIGAVVVPWLACPQCRKDAEEEYQRLMREGNLDYCYFQDSEQDRFLTNVQREF; translated from the coding sequence ATGCTAAAAGCAAAACGGTCCGTGGGACTTGTGTTTTTCCCTGCCTTTGACTGGTGCATCACTCCGGATCATCCCGAGCGGGAGGAACGGCTGCTTTATACCCGGGACCAGATTATGGAAGAAGGCTTGCTGGATATTGAAGGCATTGAGGAATACCGTCCCACGGTCGCCGCGACCAAACACGTCCAGCGGGCTCATATTTGTGTCCCTTCAGTGGCCAGTCTTGTTACCGAGTCCCATCTCATCGCCGCGGGTGGCGCGATGCTGGCTGCGGATCTAGTCTTGGAAGGCAAGGTGGAACGGTCCTTTGCCCTCCTGCGCCCACCGGGGCACCACGCCATGCGTATTGTCCACGGCTCCCGGGGCTTTTGTACGGTAAACAGCGAGGCCATCATGGTGGAACACATCCGACATCGTTTCGGACCCCAGATGAGAATTGCCATCGTGGATACCGATGCCCACCATGCCGACGGTACCCAGGACATTTTCTACAACGATCCCTATATCCTCCATATTTCCCTCCACCAGGATGGCCGGACTCTTTATCCCGGAAGCGGAGGCGTTTTCGAACGGGGTGGCCCGGCAGCCCGGGGTCAGACGGTGAATATTCCCCTTCCGCCGGGGACAGGGGATGCAGGCATACTTTATGTCTTGGAGGAACTGGTGATGCCGATTCTGTCCGCGTGGCAGCCGGATCTGGTGATCAATGCCGCAGGCCAAGATAACCATTACTCGGATCCCCTGACCAACATGCGCTTCAGTGCCCAAGGTTACGCCCGGCTTACAGAAATGCTCAATCCCGATATCGTGATCTTAGAGGGCGGCTATTCCATCGAAGGGGCCCTGCCCTATGTAAACGTCGGGATCCTTTTGGCCCTTGGGGGGTTGGACTATAGCCAGGTGCGAGAACCGGACTGGGACGAGACCAAAGTGACCCAAAGTAAAGCCGTTACTGCAGCCATTCGGGACACCGTCGCCCAGGTGAGAGTCCTGTGGGAGTCCCGCCAGGATCCGGGGCACTCACGGGCCTTTGGTGATGGACCCTTTTACCACCGAGAGCGCCAGATTTACTACGACACCGATGGGATCTTTGAAGAGCAACAGGAGAGGATTCGTCTATGCCCACAGTGTTCGGGCTGGCGCCATATCTATTCCACCGCTACCAGGCAGGTGGGGATCTTAAGGATGAGTGGGAGGTCCACCCGGATCGGCGCCGTGGTGGTACCTTGGCTGGCCTGTCCACAGTGTCGCAAAGATGCGGAGGAGGAGTATCAGCGATTAATGAGGGAAGGAAACCTGGATTATTGCTATTTTCAGGACAGTGAGCAGGACCGATTTCTTACCAATGTCCAAAGGGAATTCTAG
- a CDS encoding extracellular solute-binding protein: protein MVQQSKGPRPVFEPVVEQIKQGIISGKYKPGDAIPSERVLSRQFKISRMSVRKAIDTLVQAGYLVKKPGLGTFVPDESTRQEQTGQVELTVEHNPYPRSGLIMRIIAKSFERHNPWVRIRFVPSSGSADVLFGDEIRLRELGQGGSILPLDQYVAKDLELDAYFSRLFTFLTHEGHLYGVPVVWSPVVVLYNREILEELGLAPPSDSWCPRDLVELCNAITDPAERRFAFGWTENYKRWVPFVWNCGGRIYDQAKDRITISEKETIEALVTYRKLLEHSPAFRIKRDFFSSEQLFVAGAAAVVLGTAYLVGELKRGRLQFGCAPMPTIEGVPPVSAVALEALGISAGSEKRDLAWEFVKFALTEGQREYAHCRYGLPVLRQWEDELCKEEPYYRVFYAQEPHLASVWPLPDVRLLAMFSNSMTMLWYGQSEVENAAQEVEAVINLARQRNMYQLPFG from the coding sequence ATGGTTCAGCAAAGTAAAGGGCCACGGCCGGTGTTCGAGCCAGTGGTGGAACAGATCAAGCAGGGGATTATCTCCGGCAAGTACAAGCCCGGCGATGCCATCCCCTCGGAACGGGTCCTCAGTCGTCAATTCAAGATCAGCCGGATGTCGGTGCGGAAAGCCATCGACACCCTAGTGCAAGCAGGATACTTGGTCAAGAAACCGGGATTGGGCACCTTTGTCCCCGATGAAAGCACCCGCCAGGAACAGACAGGGCAAGTGGAACTAACGGTGGAACACAATCCCTACCCAAGATCGGGATTGATCATGCGGATCATCGCCAAGAGCTTTGAACGACACAATCCCTGGGTGCGGATTCGCTTTGTCCCCAGCAGTGGATCCGCCGATGTGTTGTTCGGAGACGAGATCCGCCTCCGGGAGTTAGGCCAAGGGGGAAGTATCCTTCCCTTGGACCAGTACGTGGCCAAGGATTTGGAGCTAGATGCGTATTTCTCCCGACTCTTCACATTCTTGACCCATGAGGGCCATTTGTACGGTGTTCCGGTGGTCTGGTCCCCGGTGGTGGTATTGTACAACCGAGAGATCCTGGAAGAACTAGGTCTTGCTCCACCGTCTGATTCCTGGTGCCCTCGGGATCTTGTAGAACTTTGCAACGCGATCACTGACCCAGCGGAACGACGGTTTGCCTTTGGCTGGACCGAAAACTACAAACGTTGGGTCCCCTTTGTTTGGAACTGCGGGGGCCGGATCTATGACCAGGCCAAGGATCGCATAACCATCAGTGAAAAAGAAACCATCGAGGCCCTGGTTACCTATCGCAAGCTTTTGGAACACAGCCCCGCCTTCCGGATCAAACGGGACTTTTTCAGCAGCGAACAGCTTTTCGTGGCCGGTGCGGCCGCCGTGGTGCTAGGGACGGCCTATCTGGTGGGGGAACTGAAAAGGGGTCGTCTCCAGTTCGGCTGTGCACCCATGCCTACTATAGAAGGTGTCCCGCCGGTCAGCGCAGTGGCCCTGGAGGCTTTGGGCATCAGTGCCGGCTCAGAGAAAAGGGATCTGGCCTGGGAATTTGTGAAGTTTGCCCTGACCGAGGGACAGAGGGAATATGCCCATTGCCGCTATGGACTACCGGTACTTAGACAGTGGGAGGATGAGCTTTGCAAAGAAGAGCCATACTACCGGGTGTTTTATGCCCAGGAACCCCACCTGGCCTCCGTTTGGCCCTTACCCGACGTTCGACTCTTGGCCATGTTTAGCAACAGCATGACCATGCTCTGGTACGGACAATCGGAGGTGGAAAACGCCGCTCAGGAAGTGGAGGCCGTGATAAACCTGGCCCGCCAAAGAAATATGTATCAATTGCCCTTCGGCTGA
- the abc-f gene encoding ABC-F type ribosomal protection protein, protein MLLLEANQIEKYYGDRLILSVPTFKVYQGDRIGLVGRNGSGKTTLLEILARRLTPDRGQVRHYCPLAYIRQFSAEEITADRRLLEELGLSNKVNQPTYSGGELTRIRIANALSYEPVLLLADEPGANLDHTGIRLLKEKLRSLESFILVSHDRTLLDELCNKIVEIQEATLTWYEGNFTAYLLQKDRELEEQRRAYENYVQEKRRLEATIRERMQKSSTMQKPPRRMGPSEARLHKAKGRAKQEKVHRAAKTLQTRLEQLEAVPRPQKSPEVKVDLSLTDPPENPILLRVHNLTFGYGPKVLVQGASFHIPRGSKTALWGANGTGKTTLLNLLFSGTHERIFWVPKAKLGYLHQGFENLDPRKSVLENVMESSVQTETVARTILARLLLRGDEVHKPVAVLSGGEKVKVSLAKLCVSSANVLLLDEPTNYLDLASRQAVEGVLQDYPGTVLFVSHDQAFVNAVATQLLIFEKGTIRPFMGNLEALKNKEEKGPDQGLTEMIRKMRLAELSQRLAEPGADKAALEAEWERIIKQLD, encoded by the coding sequence ATGCTCCTGTTAGAAGCTAACCAAATCGAAAAATACTACGGTGACCGTCTAATCCTAAGTGTCCCGACGTTCAAGGTATATCAGGGGGACCGGATCGGACTGGTGGGACGGAACGGTTCCGGAAAGACTACCTTGCTAGAGATCCTGGCCAGGCGACTTACCCCCGATCGAGGACAGGTAAGACACTACTGCCCCTTGGCCTACATCCGTCAGTTTTCCGCGGAAGAAATCACCGCGGATAGGAGGTTGCTAGAGGAACTTGGCCTCAGCAATAAGGTGAACCAACCAACCTACAGCGGAGGGGAGCTGACCCGGATCCGGATTGCCAATGCCTTGAGCTATGAGCCTGTTTTGCTCCTAGCCGATGAACCTGGAGCGAACCTAGATCACACGGGAATAAGACTGCTTAAAGAAAAGCTGCGTTCCCTTGAGTCCTTTATCCTCGTGAGTCACGACCGGACACTGCTCGATGAGCTTTGTAACAAGATTGTGGAAATCCAGGAGGCCACCTTAACGTGGTATGAGGGGAATTTCACGGCTTACCTCCTCCAAAAGGACCGGGAACTTGAGGAACAAAGGCGGGCCTATGAAAACTATGTACAAGAAAAGAGACGGCTAGAAGCAACCATCCGGGAACGAATGCAAAAATCCAGTACCATGCAGAAGCCTCCCCGACGGATGGGTCCTTCGGAAGCCCGCCTCCATAAGGCAAAGGGCCGGGCCAAACAGGAGAAAGTCCACCGGGCGGCAAAGACCTTGCAAACCAGGCTGGAACAACTGGAAGCAGTCCCCAGACCCCAAAAGTCTCCCGAGGTCAAGGTGGATCTATCCCTGACAGACCCGCCAGAAAACCCGATCCTCCTCCGGGTTCATAACTTAACCTTCGGGTATGGTCCCAAGGTGTTGGTACAGGGGGCCTCCTTCCATATTCCGCGGGGGTCCAAAACCGCCCTTTGGGGAGCCAATGGCACCGGTAAAACCACATTGCTGAACCTGCTATTTAGCGGGACCCATGAAAGGATCTTTTGGGTGCCAAAGGCAAAGCTAGGCTACCTCCACCAGGGCTTTGAGAACCTAGATCCGAGGAAATCGGTGTTGGAGAATGTGATGGAAAGCAGCGTGCAGACCGAGACCGTGGCCCGCACCATCTTGGCTCGGCTGCTCCTCCGGGGAGATGAGGTGCACAAACCGGTGGCGGTACTGAGCGGTGGGGAAAAGGTGAAGGTGTCCTTAGCCAAACTCTGCGTCTCTTCCGCTAATGTTCTGCTGTTGGATGAGCCCACCAACTATCTGGATCTGGCGTCCCGGCAAGCCGTAGAGGGTGTTTTACAGGACTATCCGGGCACCGTTCTTTTCGTTTCCCACGATCAGGCCTTTGTAAACGCGGTGGCAACCCAATTACTGATCTTTGAAAAGGGTACGATCCGGCCCTTCATGGGAAATCTAGAGGCCTTGAAAAACAAAGAAGAGAAGGGACCGGACCAGGGGCTAACCGAGATGATCCGAAAAATGCGCCTGGCTGAACTGAGCCAACGGTTAGCGGAACCGGGGGCGGACAAAGCCGCGTTGGAAGCCGAATGGGAACGGATCATCAAACAGTTGGATTAG
- a CDS encoding arsenate reductase ArsC, producing MLKVAFVCIHNSCRSQMAEALAKYFTPYLFVPYSAGTEPAARINPDAVRILKDLYGLDLEKDQYPKSVAQLPPVDLVITMGCGVTCPTIPHRYREDWGIPDPTGQKDEAFIHTARLIETKIKELRRRLLAGELVLD from the coding sequence ATGCTGAAAGTGGCCTTTGTGTGTATCCACAACTCCTGTCGATCCCAAATGGCTGAAGCCTTGGCCAAATATTTCACCCCATACCTCTTTGTGCCTTACTCTGCGGGAACGGAGCCAGCCGCGAGAATTAACCCCGATGCGGTTCGGATCCTAAAAGACCTTTACGGGTTGGATCTGGAGAAGGACCAATACCCCAAGTCCGTCGCCCAACTACCGCCGGTAGACCTTGTCATCACCATGGGTTGTGGCGTGACCTGTCCGACGATACCCCATCGGTACCGCGAGGATTGGGGTATCCCCGATCCCACCGGCCAAAAGGATGAGGCCTTCATCCACACGGCGCGGCTCATCGAGACCAAGATAAAGGAACTGCGTAGACGCCTTCTTGCAGGGGAACTGGTCCTCGATTAA
- a CDS encoding hydantoinase/oxoprolinase family protein: MAIIGIDVGGTNTDATLISQGRVLAMAKTPTDHANLLASTTKALREILRAYHSEEPVALHLSTTLSTNTIVEGKGEPTAVLAIPGPGVNLQELALPIPLHQLRGYVDHRGREVAPIDPQEVLEAVRKVNAEGMGALAIVGKFSHRNPSQEEAVQGVVRKSGVPFSQITLGHRLSGRSNFPRRIATAYLNSRVARQQLHFVQTIQQVLADHGVIKEVRILKADGGTMSLEDSILRPVETILSGPAASIMAALALTQHPQDNAVVVDIGGTTTDIAVIVNGEPLFERKGAEIAGYRTLVPALFSRSLGLGGDSTVQVVPTEDQQLDFRLGPTRAGLPAALGGTGPTPIDAAVALGLAPLGSRDRAVESLKCFGKPWGLDWQDVAQGIMTAFAQQLAQAIRDIYDHLACVPVYTISEILAPPDIRPRRIIGLGAPAGVFVPLAAGQLGLPWEILPAHAGANAIGAAAARPTASITLHADTEQEVLTVPERGIRQRIPRALLFDGKRARAEAIAQGRQYAQELGLADCDDVYVVEAESFNVVRGFQTVGQIHTIRAQVRPKVYRVHGVFGSEGADSQC, translated from the coding sequence GTGGCGATTATCGGTATCGATGTGGGGGGCACCAACACCGACGCAACCTTGATTTCCCAGGGACGGGTGTTGGCCATGGCCAAAACACCCACAGATCACGCGAATCTCTTGGCAAGTACAACGAAAGCCCTCAGGGAGATCCTCCGGGCCTATCACAGTGAGGAACCGGTGGCACTGCATCTTTCCACTACCCTGTCCACCAATACCATTGTAGAAGGGAAAGGTGAGCCTACCGCTGTATTGGCGATTCCCGGTCCGGGTGTGAATCTGCAGGAGCTGGCCTTGCCTATTCCCTTGCACCAGCTCCGGGGCTATGTGGACCACCGGGGACGGGAGGTTGCTCCCATTGATCCCCAGGAAGTATTGGAGGCGGTACGGAAGGTCAATGCCGAAGGAATGGGGGCCCTGGCCATTGTGGGTAAGTTCTCCCACCGTAATCCCAGCCAGGAGGAAGCTGTGCAAGGGGTGGTGCGGAAAAGTGGAGTCCCGTTCAGCCAGATCACCTTAGGCCATCGTCTTTCGGGGCGCTCGAATTTTCCGCGCCGGATTGCCACTGCCTACCTGAATTCCCGGGTAGCAAGACAACAGCTGCACTTTGTGCAGACCATCCAACAAGTATTGGCAGACCATGGGGTCATCAAGGAGGTGCGGATCCTCAAAGCCGACGGAGGAACCATGTCCCTCGAGGATTCAATCCTGCGCCCGGTGGAGACCATCCTTTCGGGGCCTGCAGCCAGTATCATGGCGGCCTTGGCGCTTACCCAGCATCCCCAAGATAACGCAGTAGTGGTGGACATCGGTGGTACTACCACCGATATCGCCGTAATTGTCAACGGTGAACCGCTTTTTGAACGTAAGGGAGCCGAAATTGCCGGTTACCGTACCCTGGTGCCGGCTTTGTTCAGCCGTTCCCTTGGCCTGGGAGGCGACAGTACGGTACAGGTGGTACCCACCGAGGACCAGCAGCTTGATTTTCGCTTGGGTCCCACCCGAGCGGGTTTGCCTGCGGCCCTGGGTGGAACAGGACCTACCCCCATCGATGCCGCGGTGGCCTTGGGATTGGCTCCCCTGGGCAGCCGGGACCGGGCTGTGGAGTCTTTAAAGTGTTTTGGCAAACCCTGGGGGCTTGACTGGCAGGACGTGGCCCAAGGGATCATGACCGCCTTCGCCCAGCAGCTAGCCCAGGCCATTCGGGATATTTATGATCACTTGGCCTGTGTGCCGGTCTATACCATCTCGGAGATCCTTGCCCCACCGGATATTCGACCCCGAAGGATCATTGGCTTGGGAGCCCCCGCTGGGGTCTTTGTACCCCTTGCAGCGGGGCAACTTGGTCTACCCTGGGAGATCCTACCGGCCCATGCCGGTGCCAACGCGATTGGGGCTGCGGCTGCCCGCCCCACCGCCAGTATCACCTTGCACGCGGATACAGAGCAGGAAGTACTTACCGTCCCGGAACGGGGTATTCGACAGAGGATTCCCCGGGCACTTCTTTTCGATGGAAAACGGGCCCGGGCGGAAGCCATTGCCCAGGGTAGACAATATGCCCAGGAGTTGGGATTAGCTGATTGTGACGATGTCTATGTGGTGGAAGCCGAAAGCTTCAATGTGGTGCGGGGCTTTCAGACAGTAGGTCAGATCCACACCATTCGGGCCCAGGTACGTCCTAAGGTGTATAGGGTCCACGGGGTCTTTGGGTCAGAAGGAGCTGATTCTCAATGCTAA
- a CDS encoding sugar ABC transporter substrate-binding protein, giving the protein MTKRLVPLVAVWLLLGIAASTLAAPTGKITVGWKGYDPVIEQLAAEFEARYPGTTVEIIDMAAGTPWLEKLQVLLMSGTAPDVVRGEILRMAHFIEQGAFLALDELIAHDPEFRLEDFFEPAIEMYRYKGKLYGLPREANVMSIFVNKDILATLAIPMPDYNWTYDDLIEMGRKIVLDVDGDGIWERVGCVSRQWSTRIHSFLLGFGTDLLTEDGSWWRLEEPRAIEALQFLQDAGISGAIVADSRYDFPAGNTAMKLSGPWRNPAYRTADFEWDIVPVPEGPYGRGSTLIGDGYWITKESQNVELAWEFIKFLTSAEAQQATAGAGELIPSNKEAFFSPWFLFPEEAPFNIDAYEVGLQYASSIPAAPRFRDFEVAIEPTLLEILTGRIPVEQALHQLEPVVRTILQ; this is encoded by the coding sequence ATGACCAAAAGACTAGTTCCATTGGTTGCAGTGTGGCTGTTGCTGGGGATTGCCGCCAGCACTTTGGCAGCGCCCACGGGGAAGATCACTGTAGGGTGGAAGGGTTACGATCCAGTGATTGAACAGTTGGCAGCGGAATTCGAAGCCCGGTACCCGGGTACCACCGTGGAGATTATCGACATGGCCGCAGGAACGCCCTGGTTGGAAAAGTTACAGGTATTACTCATGAGCGGCACGGCCCCCGATGTGGTCCGGGGCGAGATCCTGCGCATGGCTCACTTTATCGAACAGGGGGCCTTCCTGGCCTTAGATGAGCTCATTGCCCATGATCCCGAGTTTCGTCTCGAGGACTTCTTTGAACCGGCCATTGAGATGTACCGATACAAGGGGAAACTCTACGGACTACCCCGGGAGGCCAACGTGATGTCCATTTTCGTCAATAAGGATATCTTAGCAACCTTAGCGATCCCCATGCCCGATTATAACTGGACCTACGATGATCTGATTGAAATGGGTCGCAAGATCGTATTGGACGTCGATGGGGATGGTATCTGGGAACGGGTTGGTTGCGTATCCCGCCAGTGGAGCACCCGGATTCACAGCTTTCTGTTGGGGTTCGGCACCGATCTACTCACCGAGGACGGCAGCTGGTGGCGCCTGGAAGAACCTCGGGCCATCGAAGCGTTACAGTTTCTGCAGGATGCGGGCATCAGCGGGGCCATCGTGGCCGATAGCCGCTATGACTTCCCCGCGGGAAACACGGCCATGAAGCTCTCCGGTCCCTGGCGCAATCCCGCCTACCGGACGGCCGACTTCGAGTGGGATATTGTACCGGTACCCGAAGGACCCTACGGACGGGGTAGCACCCTCATTGGCGACGGATACTGGATTACCAAGGAAAGTCAGAACGTGGAGCTAGCCTGGGAGTTTATCAAGTTCCTTACCTCGGCAGAGGCTCAGCAAGCTACTGCGGGAGCAGGGGAGCTGATTCCCAGCAATAAGGAAGCCTTCTTCAGTCCCTGGTTCCTATTCCCCGAAGAGGCACCCTTTAACATTGATGCCTACGAAGTTGGGCTGCAGTACGCTTCCTCCATTCCTGCCGCACCGCGCTTTCGGGACTTTGAAGTGGCCATCGAGCCTACCTTACTGGAGATCCTCACCGGCCGGATCCCGGTGGAGCAGGCCCTGCACCAGCTAGAGCCGGTGGTTAGAACGATCCTACAATAA
- a CDS encoding manganese efflux pump, whose translation MGFLELFLIAVGLSMDAFAVAICQGLSMGNRNLGRCALVALFFGGFQALMPLVGYTLGVQFQAYITSVDHWLAFLLLSFIGLKMIHEARKPREEKKCTNLSLKSLILLSIATSIDALAVGITFAFLQVNILPAAALIGVTTFLFSLLGTGIGNVFGARYQAKAELTGGVILIGMGLRILLSHLRILV comes from the coding sequence ATGGGATTTCTAGAATTGTTCTTAATAGCCGTGGGGCTATCCATGGATGCCTTTGCCGTGGCCATTTGCCAGGGCTTGTCCATGGGAAACAGGAACCTGGGTCGGTGTGCCCTCGTGGCCCTGTTCTTCGGCGGCTTCCAAGCCCTGATGCCGTTGGTGGGTTATACGCTGGGGGTACAGTTTCAAGCCTACATCACCTCCGTCGACCATTGGCTGGCCTTCCTGTTGTTGTCCTTCATTGGTCTGAAAATGATCCATGAAGCCCGCAAACCGAGGGAAGAAAAGAAATGCACAAATCTCAGCCTCAAATCCCTCATCCTTCTTTCCATTGCCACCAGTATCGATGCCTTGGCCGTGGGAATCACCTTCGCCTTCCTGCAAGTGAACATTCTCCCCGCCGCGGCTTTGATCGGTGTGACCACCTTTCTTTTTTCTTTGCTGGGGACAGGTATTGGCAATGTCTTTGGGGCAAGATATCAAGCGAAGGCGGAGCTCACCGGTGGAGTAATCCTCATTGGCATGGGTTTGCGGATTCTGTTGAGTCACCTGAGGATTCTTGTTTGA
- a CDS encoding alpha-L-fucosidase, with translation MIRKTAIPTPRQLEFQDWEMGLFVHFGIRTFYEGHRDFDGRPMDPRQFNPVGLDCNQWIQTAAEAGMKYAILTAKHHDGFANWPSKYTKFSVASSPWREGQGDVVKEFVEACRRYGLKPGLYYSPADVDCPLYADPKAYDDYFINQISEILTGYGPIDLLWFDGCGSEGHEYDWERIVGEIRRMQPDILIFNMGDPDYRWVGNECGLAPYPCWNTVDAVAFSIYKDQEELQEPLWLPAECDCRMRFSNWFYSDHDAHTVKSLKELMGLYYYSVGRGANLLINIGPNREGLLPEPDAQRLKQFGAEIRRRFERPLVSFSQGQLTPQGWECTAEEPVLIDHMIIQEDLRQGEHVEGFTISILPTHGSQEIVIYEGKNIGHKAICQFPPVRARKVKLNITAGSEDFTLRSVALYCVED, from the coding sequence ATGATACGGAAAACCGCAATTCCCACACCAAGACAACTGGAGTTTCAGGACTGGGAGATGGGACTGTTTGTCCACTTCGGCATCAGGACCTTCTATGAAGGACACCGGGATTTCGACGGAAGACCCATGGACCCGCGCCAGTTCAATCCCGTCGGCCTTGACTGCAACCAGTGGATCCAAACCGCGGCGGAGGCAGGGATGAAGTATGCCATCCTCACCGCAAAACATCACGATGGCTTTGCCAATTGGCCTTCCAAGTACACCAAGTTCTCCGTAGCCTCATCCCCGTGGCGGGAGGGGCAGGGCGATGTGGTGAAGGAATTTGTGGAAGCTTGCCGACGTTATGGGCTGAAGCCTGGGCTCTACTATTCACCCGCCGATGTGGACTGCCCCTTGTACGCTGATCCCAAAGCCTACGATGATTATTTCATCAACCAGATCTCCGAGATCCTCACCGGTTACGGCCCCATTGACCTCCTTTGGTTTGATGGCTGTGGGTCCGAGGGACACGAATATGATTGGGAACGGATCGTTGGCGAGATTCGGCGGATGCAACCGGACATCCTGATTTTCAACATGGGAGATCCCGACTACCGCTGGGTCGGCAACGAATGTGGTCTGGCACCTTACCCCTGCTGGAACACGGTGGATGCGGTGGCTTTCAGTATCTATAAGGACCAGGAGGAGTTGCAGGAACCCCTGTGGTTACCGGCGGAATGTGATTGCCGGATGCGGTTTTCCAACTGGTTCTACAGTGATCACGATGCCCATACGGTAAAGAGCCTGAAGGAACTGATGGGCCTTTACTACTATTCCGTCGGTCGGGGGGCAAACCTCCTGATCAACATCGGTCCTAACCGAGAGGGACTGTTGCCGGAACCCGATGCCCAGCGCCTGAAGCAATTTGGCGCGGAGATCCGCCGCCGATTCGAAAGACCCTTGGTCAGCTTCTCCCAGGGACAACTTACCCCCCAGGGCTGGGAGTGTACCGCGGAAGAACCCGTCCTCATCGACCATATGATCATCCAGGAGGATTTGCGGCAGGGCGAGCATGTGGAAGGTTTCACCATTTCCATTTTACCCACCCACGGCTCCCAAGAGATCGTGATCTATGAGGGAAAGAACATTGGGCACAAGGCCATCTGTCAGTTTCCACCCGTACGGGCCCGGAAGGTGAAACTGAACATCACCGCAGGAAGTGAGGACTTCACCCTGCGCTCCGTGGCCCTGTATTGTGTCGAAGACTAA
- a CDS encoding PKD domain-containing protein, with translation MKRALHLLILWMLVLVFVGCTLVSRPQVKVDAGHDFSTIVGREVLFDGTKSVVGQAKSLKYHWEINGETLVGQQVSYVFTEPGEYQVQFVLTVDGVEFTDKIRVFVADTNLLNNGDFSQINPDTGIPVGWEPQAFSTEGEAFVVRDADDAYIGRNYVGITVTKTQDRAQWSQRKDNLEPGMYRVAGRYRIDTPIAQQNRVHVRLLRVTKEWEKIFPDTYFYLQQDTGGEWFYFEQDFEITEEVEVTFLEFQLFHAIGTVYYDDLMLMKLP, from the coding sequence TTGAAACGGGCATTACATCTTCTCATCCTTTGGATGCTGGTCTTGGTGTTTGTCGGCTGCACCTTGGTATCTAGACCCCAGGTGAAAGTGGACGCGGGCCATGATTTTAGCACCATCGTTGGTCGCGAAGTACTTTTCGATGGCACCAAGAGCGTAGTAGGCCAGGCTAAGTCCCTCAAGTACCACTGGGAAATCAACGGGGAGACCTTGGTGGGACAGCAGGTCAGCTACGTGTTTACGGAGCCGGGCGAGTATCAAGTGCAGTTCGTGCTCACGGTGGATGGGGTGGAATTCACCGACAAGATCCGGGTCTTCGTGGCCGACACCAACCTTCTTAACAATGGAGACTTCAGTCAGATTAACCCCGACACCGGCATCCCCGTGGGCTGGGAACCCCAGGCCTTTAGCACCGAGGGCGAAGCCTTTGTGGTAAGGGATGCCGATGACGCCTATATCGGCCGCAACTATGTAGGAATCACCGTTACGAAGACCCAAGACCGGGCCCAGTGGTCCCAGCGGAAGGATAATCTGGAACCGGGTATGTATCGGGTAGCTGGTCGTTACCGGATTGATACGCCGATTGCCCAGCAAAACAGGGTCCACGTTCGGCTCCTGCGGGTGACCAAAGAGTGGGAGAAGATCTTCCCTGATACCTACTTCTATCTGCAGCAGGATACCGGTGGAGAATGGTTCTACTTCGAACAAGACTTTGAGATCACCGAAGAGGTGGAGGTCACCTTCCTAGAGTTCCAGCTCTTCCACGCCATCGGCACCGTCTATTACGATGATCTCATGTTGATGAAACTTCCGTAA